A window of Oceaniferula flava contains these coding sequences:
- a CDS encoding HNH endonuclease, giving the protein MPANRPAIPAELARSVKIEAGHKCAVPTCGQTPVELAHIEPWAKVKKHEFHNLIALCPTCHTRFDSGVIDRKAMKIYKANLSKGADFGEKLDRRVERLEAQAKNPHHDPQRGFAQASSLYYNRACEIGFVDRERFVKVGTCTFVKPRIAVVPGSVLDMIDSLLELRGDHPSVFEPIGMTKFKVIDAPRKHGDLRLIELDPVDESYRESVLAEHFGDELKQMQSNFAANESPIRCELSIYIGEHVGYLSTPDNTEDLRGAMEFQFQDAYVSFRGSPIEGGIHTGYLTPVPSALNHSGAPLFRPDGTLVGLVTDIVFPESEMAGRPVFTTLLSLPDLWKPYMKTTANRVPVTD; this is encoded by the coding sequence ATGCCTGCCAACCGCCCAGCTATTCCCGCTGAACTCGCGCGAAGCGTTAAGATCGAGGCAGGTCACAAATGCGCTGTTCCCACTTGCGGACAAACACCTGTTGAGCTTGCCCACATTGAACCGTGGGCGAAAGTCAAGAAGCATGAGTTTCATAACTTGATCGCACTCTGCCCTACCTGTCACACCCGTTTTGATAGCGGCGTGATTGACCGTAAAGCGATGAAAATTTACAAAGCCAATCTTTCGAAGGGCGCTGACTTCGGTGAAAAGCTCGATCGGCGAGTAGAGAGGTTAGAAGCTCAGGCTAAGAATCCCCACCATGACCCTCAGCGCGGGTTCGCCCAGGCTTCGTCACTATACTACAACCGAGCTTGCGAGATCGGCTTCGTCGACCGGGAGCGATTCGTAAAGGTCGGAACATGTACGTTCGTTAAGCCACGGATCGCAGTCGTTCCCGGTTCAGTGCTCGACATGATCGATAGCCTTCTCGAGTTGAGGGGCGACCATCCATCGGTGTTTGAACCGATTGGGATGACGAAATTCAAAGTAATTGACGCTCCGAGGAAGCATGGAGATTTGCGATTGATTGAACTTGATCCAGTTGACGAATCATACCGAGAGAGCGTTCTCGCTGAGCATTTCGGAGATGAGCTAAAGCAGATGCAATCAAATTTTGCCGCGAACGAATCTCCGATTCGGTGCGAACTAAGCATCTACATTGGTGAGCACGTCGGATACCTTAGCACGCCGGACAACACAGAGGATTTACGCGGGGCGATGGAATTTCAGTTTCAGGATGCCTATGTGTCCTTTCGAGGATCTCCGATTGAAGGAGGCATTCACACTGGCTATCTGACGCCCGTTCCTAGCGCTTTGAATCATTCTGGTGCACCATTGTTTAGGCCAGACGGCACGCTAGTAGGGCTGGTAACAGATATCGTGTTTCCTGAATCAGAAATGGCAGGACGACCCGTGTTCACAACTCTTCTGTCACTTCCAGACTTGTGGAAGCCTTACATGAAAACAACGGCTAATCGGGTCCCCGTGACTGACTAG
- a CDS encoding reverse transcriptase domain-containing protein: MDGMSVGDFPDFCRKHWPRISADLMEGNYHSALVRRVFVPKPDGSKRPLGIPTVQDRMIQQAVAQVISPLLDADFSSRSYGFRPNRSAHQAVETMETGWKEGRRHAVDCYFKSFFDTVNHDKLMTSLREKIRCRKTLGLIRRYLMAGVRLPDGTREATHSRSATRRTTLLLLANIVLDPLDKELETRGHHLARYADDFIILVKSAKAAQRVMESVVRFCEGRLKLVVNRVKSRATLLESCTFLGCQIGHRGKLMWTDKALLRFKQHVRGITRRNRGHKVQDVIDELCLYTRGWLNYYKLSCTYAEVLELSEWVRRSVRLYYWKQWKQPRTRRRNLLALGVFPERIHMASRSRKGYWRMSNNSLVRLALNNCWLEEQGVPNMRGIWISLHYPEQRSVQEV, from the coding sequence ATCGACGGTATGTCGGTGGGTGACTTTCCGGACTTCTGCCGGAAGCACTGGCCGAGGATAAGTGCGGATCTTATGGAAGGGAACTACCACTCCGCGCTCGTGCGCAGGGTGTTTGTTCCAAAACCCGACGGATCGAAACGTCCGCTGGGAATACCGACGGTGCAGGATCGCATGATCCAGCAAGCCGTTGCACAAGTGATCAGTCCGCTTCTTGATGCGGACTTTAGTTCAAGAAGCTACGGATTCCGTCCGAACCGATCGGCTCATCAAGCCGTGGAGACGATGGAAACCGGCTGGAAGGAAGGTCGGCGGCATGCCGTCGATTGTTACTTCAAGTCGTTCTTCGACACCGTGAACCATGACAAGCTCATGACATCGTTGCGCGAAAAGATCCGGTGCCGCAAGACTCTGGGGCTCATTCGCCGCTACCTGATGGCGGGAGTGAGGTTGCCGGATGGCACCCGCGAGGCCACGCACTCAAGGAGTGCCACAAGGCGGACCACTCTCTTGCTGTTAGCCAACATCGTACTCGACCCACTTGACAAGGAACTCGAAACGCGCGGACATCATTTGGCCCGCTACGCCGATGACTTTATCATACTGGTGAAAAGTGCAAAAGCGGCACAAAGGGTGATGGAAAGTGTTGTCAGGTTCTGCGAAGGACGACTCAAACTGGTAGTCAACAGGGTCAAGAGCCGAGCCACGTTACTGGAATCGTGCACCTTTCTGGGATGCCAGATAGGGCACCGAGGCAAGCTGATGTGGACGGACAAAGCCCTGTTACGGTTCAAGCAACACGTGCGGGGAATCACCCGTCGCAACCGCGGACACAAGGTGCAGGACGTCATTGATGAACTGTGCCTCTACACTCGTGGCTGGCTTAACTACTATAAACTCAGCTGCACCTACGCCGAGGTGTTAGAGTTAAGTGAATGGGTCAGGCGAAGTGTGAGGCTCTACTACTGGAAGCAGTGGAAACAGCCCCGCACACGCCGCCGTAACCTACTCGCGTTGGGAGTCTTTCCAGAGCGGATTCATATGGCGAGCAGGAGCCGTAAAGGCTACTGGAGAATGAGTAACAACTCACTGGTTAGGCTGGCGCTTAACAACTGCTGGCTGGAGGAACAAGGAGTTCCTAACATGAGGGGGATCTGGATCTCTCTTCACTACCCTGAACAAAGAAGCGTTCAGGAAGTCTGA
- a CDS encoding carbohydrate porin: MNNTKKYTQVALSVFSAGMLSAHAEDVTPIAPPLATTAATEDDASFNAGDYLTGDWGGLRPDLIDKGITPFLYYDSIFGANVSGGIARDEDFAGQVYAGVDLDLEKLFGWEGTTMKISTVNRHGNTISGSVGGIYDPMTIYGGQVTYLYQLFLETQINDQWSLKLGRVSADTDFAKSSLYGYSLSTAINGPIRATLLENSITSFPYAVWGGRLKYNHNEEHQFQLGVYQTGPDQWDFTKNGLDFSIRDEDGVSVLMQYDWTPQICGRDARIFVGAINSFRDFDNFNGGTTNFLFRAYAHAEVEVADGVKVFGMASYSDEDKVAKTPLQISAGVNYKGLISGREDDHTFFFATYGQLSDEYGDSIGESVTSELVYELGHRFQVTPSCYLQPSVQYIQNPGGTGDIDDAVVLGAWFGLKF; encoded by the coding sequence ATGAACAACACCAAAAAATACACACAAGTCGCCTTGTCGGTCTTCTCTGCCGGCATGCTGTCGGCACACGCAGAAGACGTCACACCCATTGCTCCGCCCTTGGCGACCACGGCAGCTACTGAGGACGACGCGAGCTTTAACGCGGGCGATTACCTGACGGGCGACTGGGGAGGTCTCCGTCCGGACCTCATCGATAAGGGGATCACCCCCTTCCTCTATTACGATTCTATTTTCGGAGCCAACGTTTCCGGCGGCATTGCCAGGGACGAGGACTTTGCCGGGCAGGTCTATGCCGGCGTGGATCTCGATCTTGAAAAGCTCTTCGGTTGGGAAGGCACCACCATGAAGATCTCCACGGTGAATCGCCACGGAAATACCATCAGCGGCTCGGTTGGCGGCATCTATGATCCGATGACCATTTACGGTGGTCAGGTGACTTACCTCTATCAGCTTTTTCTTGAGACACAAATCAACGATCAATGGTCGTTGAAATTGGGTCGGGTTTCCGCGGACACCGATTTTGCCAAGTCCTCACTCTACGGCTACTCCCTGAGCACCGCGATCAACGGACCGATTCGTGCCACATTGTTAGAAAACTCCATCACCTCCTTCCCATACGCAGTGTGGGGTGGACGCTTGAAGTATAACCACAATGAAGAACACCAGTTCCAACTCGGTGTCTACCAAACTGGCCCAGACCAGTGGGACTTCACCAAGAACGGTCTGGACTTCAGCATCCGCGATGAGGACGGCGTTTCCGTGCTGATGCAATACGATTGGACACCGCAGATCTGCGGTCGTGACGCCCGCATCTTCGTGGGCGCCATCAACTCCTTCCGCGACTTTGACAACTTCAACGGCGGCACCACCAACTTCTTATTCCGCGCCTACGCCCACGCCGAAGTGGAAGTGGCAGACGGAGTGAAAGTCTTCGGTATGGCCAGTTACTCCGATGAGGACAAGGTGGCCAAAACACCGCTGCAGATCAGTGCTGGCGTGAATTACAAGGGGCTGATCTCTGGGCGTGAAGACGATCACACCTTCTTCTTCGCCACCTACGGTCAGCTCAGCGATGAGTATGGCGATTCCATCGGTGAGAGCGTGACTTCCGAGTTGGTTTACGAGCTCGGCCACCGCTTCCAAGTCACGCCGTCCTGCTACCTTCAGCCATCGGTTCAATACATCCAGAACCCAGGCGGAACCGGTGACATTGACGATGCCGTCGTGCTCGGTGCATGGTTTGGACTGAAGTTTTAA
- a CDS encoding mannitol dehydrogenase family protein, with protein sequence MKTIFPLNQRHLADLPESVQRPSYDREKLTAGIMHIGVGGFHRSHEACYTDDLLEKTGVDNWGICGVGLREADRKIADVLKRQDYLYTLIVKHPDGKIENRVIGSIVDFMLGCENPTAVIDRMASEQTKIVSLTITEGGYNFNPATGEFDFENPDVKHDLEHPENPRTVFGYLTEALRKRRVVDLPAFTVQSCDNIQHNGDMTRKMLLAFAHAQDAALAQWIAEEVSFPNAMVDRITPVTTPEDISMLENDYGIRDEWPVTCEPFSQWVIEDKFSNDRPEWENVGAQFVPDVTPYETMKIRLLNAGHSVLGLLGSIHGHETIDSCVADPLFETYLRRFMDTEATPVLGTIKGIDLDDYKSSLIERFGNPNIKDNLARICLESSSKLPKFLIPTILDNLEQGGSTEYAALVIAAWCYYSDKGVDRHGNKLEIVDEMKAELHNAAAGTSQDKLSFLKLTPVFGNLAKNQVFTQEYASMVDELYENPDISKLMQALLFGRE encoded by the coding sequence ATGAAAACGATCTTTCCCCTGAACCAACGTCACCTCGCCGACCTGCCAGAGTCGGTGCAACGCCCGAGCTATGACCGCGAGAAGCTGACTGCCGGCATCATGCACATCGGCGTGGGTGGCTTTCACCGTTCCCACGAGGCCTGTTACACCGATGACTTGTTGGAAAAGACAGGCGTCGACAACTGGGGGATCTGCGGTGTGGGGCTGCGTGAGGCCGACCGCAAAATTGCCGATGTGCTCAAGCGCCAGGACTACCTCTACACCCTGATCGTGAAACATCCGGACGGGAAAATTGAAAACCGCGTGATCGGCTCGATTGTTGATTTCATGTTGGGCTGCGAAAACCCGACGGCGGTGATCGATCGTATGGCCAGTGAGCAAACCAAAATTGTTTCCCTGACCATCACCGAAGGCGGCTACAACTTCAATCCCGCCACCGGCGAGTTCGATTTTGAAAACCCCGATGTGAAACACGATCTCGAGCATCCGGAAAACCCGCGCACCGTGTTTGGCTATCTCACTGAAGCCTTGCGGAAGCGGCGTGTGGTCGATCTGCCTGCGTTCACCGTGCAGTCCTGCGATAACATTCAGCACAATGGGGATATGACCCGCAAGATGCTACTGGCATTTGCCCATGCCCAAGACGCCGCCCTGGCGCAGTGGATTGCCGAGGAAGTTAGTTTTCCCAATGCCATGGTCGATCGGATTACGCCAGTAACCACGCCGGAAGACATCAGTATGTTAGAAAATGACTACGGCATCCGCGACGAGTGGCCGGTGACCTGTGAGCCGTTTTCTCAGTGGGTCATCGAAGATAAATTCAGCAACGACCGCCCGGAGTGGGAGAATGTCGGCGCCCAGTTTGTCCCTGACGTCACTCCTTACGAGACGATGAAGATCCGCTTGCTCAACGCAGGGCACTCGGTGCTCGGGCTGTTAGGATCAATCCATGGCCACGAGACCATTGACAGCTGCGTCGCCGACCCGTTGTTCGAGACCTATCTCCGCCGTTTCATGGACACCGAGGCCACACCGGTGCTCGGCACCATCAAGGGGATCGATTTGGACGACTACAAGAGCTCGCTGATCGAGCGCTTTGGGAATCCGAACATCAAAGACAATCTCGCACGGATCTGCCTGGAAAGTTCATCGAAGCTGCCCAAGTTCCTGATCCCCACTATCCTTGATAACCTGGAGCAGGGGGGCAGCACCGAATACGCCGCTCTGGTCATTGCCGCCTGGTGTTATTATTCGGACAAGGGTGTCGACCGGCATGGCAACAAGCTCGAAATCGTCGATGAGATGAAGGCTGAGCTGCATAACGCGGCAGCCGGCACTTCGCAGGACAAACTCTCATTTCTCAAACTCACACCTGTCTTTGGTAACTTGGCAAAAAATCAGGTCTTCACCCAAGAGTATGCGTCGATGGTCGATGAACTCTATGAGAACCCGGACATTTCCAAGCTGATGCAGGCTCTTCTTTTCGGCCGCGAGTAA
- a CDS encoding ABC transporter permease: MNTIDNATQSSSTMAKAIDIAKRFGIWMVLLALIILFTIASENFLVSNNLLNVARQVSMLGICAVGFAFVLLLGGIDLSVGSVITLVNIVCAWLMVESGWHPAMAVGAVLVLSAAIGFTNGWIIATLKMPSIIVTLAMMIIIEGVAYLICGGLPIYGFVESFSVIGQGYVGPIPIPVIIMVAIMGLGGFILNKTFFGRYFYAVGGNEEAAKLSGIDVKKVKYLVYTLSGFFAGVAGVVILSRTNSGQVLSGKGFEFDVLTACVLGGVSVTGGFGKISNVLAGVLILGVLSNGLVLMDISQFVQMVIKGSVLMIAVALDCLQHRKEA, translated from the coding sequence ATGAACACAATTGACAACGCAACACAGTCGAGCAGCACGATGGCGAAGGCCATCGACATCGCCAAACGATTTGGCATCTGGATGGTGCTTCTCGCTCTCATCATTCTCTTCACCATCGCTTCGGAAAATTTCCTGGTCAGTAATAACCTGCTCAACGTGGCACGTCAGGTTTCTATGTTAGGAATCTGTGCGGTGGGTTTTGCTTTTGTGCTTCTGCTGGGTGGCATTGATCTCTCGGTGGGCTCGGTGATCACATTGGTCAACATCGTCTGCGCGTGGCTGATGGTGGAGTCCGGCTGGCATCCGGCGATGGCTGTGGGTGCGGTGCTGGTGCTTTCCGCTGCCATCGGTTTCACCAACGGCTGGATCATTGCGACGCTGAAAATGCCTTCCATCATCGTGACTTTGGCGATGATGATCATCATCGAGGGCGTGGCGTATCTGATTTGCGGAGGTCTTCCCATCTACGGTTTTGTTGAGTCCTTCTCGGTGATCGGTCAGGGATACGTCGGACCCATTCCGATCCCCGTGATCATCATGGTGGCCATCATGGGCCTCGGTGGATTCATCCTGAACAAGACCTTTTTCGGTCGCTATTTCTACGCCGTGGGTGGCAATGAGGAGGCTGCCAAGCTTTCCGGAATCGATGTTAAAAAAGTCAAATACCTCGTCTACACCCTGTCCGGATTCTTCGCCGGAGTTGCTGGTGTGGTGATCCTTTCCAGAACCAACTCCGGTCAGGTGCTGTCAGGAAAAGGTTTCGAGTTCGATGTGCTCACCGCCTGTGTGCTCGGTGGTGTCAGTGTCACCGGTGGCTTTGGTAAAATCTCCAATGTGCTCGCCGGGGTGCTCATTCTCGGGGTGCTCAGCAATGGCCTGGTGCTCATGGATATCAGCCAGTTCGTCCAGATGGTGATCAAGGGCTCCGTGCTGATGATCGCTGTGGCGCTCGATTGCCTGCAACACCGTAAAGAAGCCTAA
- a CDS encoding sugar ABC transporter ATP-binding protein, which translates to MFLQLKNITKRYPGVVALNDVSLDVIEGEVHALVGENGAGKSTLIKTCTGAITPNEGSVVIQGQEFTSLTPKVSEQMGVSVIYQEFNLVDELSVAENIFLGRAIRKGLVIDRKAMENKAAEIFKQFDIKIDPAELVGNLTVGYQQLVEIAKAVSQDAKMLIMDEPSAPLTQTEVEALYVMVEKLKAAGVTIVYISHRMDEIFRLSDRITVLRDGEKVKTMNTSDTNLDDLVTLMVGRELTATYPSRNKCISDEVLLKVENLSGNGVENINLEIRKGEVLGLAGLIGAGRTELAELLFGVKHKTGGRVILEGQEVNPSIPKDAIKDGIALVPEDRKKLGALLDVDIRGNISISILDRISKFFTIDQKEERRIADHYRDAIRIKTPNLEQKIKNLSGGNQQKVIIAKWLATEPSLVIFDEPTRGIDVGAKSEIYALVNSLVESGKAVLMISSEMEEVMGMSDRILVLHEGKITGELDRSEFNQEKIMSYASRN; encoded by the coding sequence ATGTTCCTGCAACTGAAAAACATCACAAAACGCTACCCGGGCGTCGTCGCTCTCAACGATGTCAGCCTGGATGTCATCGAAGGTGAAGTCCACGCACTCGTCGGAGAAAACGGCGCCGGCAAATCGACACTCATCAAGACCTGCACCGGTGCCATCACGCCGAACGAGGGAAGTGTTGTGATTCAGGGGCAGGAGTTTACGTCACTGACACCGAAAGTGTCAGAGCAGATGGGAGTCTCGGTGATCTATCAGGAATTCAACTTGGTCGATGAACTCTCCGTGGCGGAGAACATCTTTCTCGGTCGCGCCATCCGCAAGGGCCTGGTGATCGATCGGAAAGCCATGGAGAACAAGGCGGCTGAGATTTTCAAGCAGTTCGATATCAAAATCGACCCCGCTGAACTGGTGGGGAATCTCACCGTGGGCTATCAGCAGCTGGTAGAAATTGCCAAGGCGGTTTCCCAAGATGCCAAGATGCTGATCATGGACGAGCCCTCTGCGCCGCTGACCCAGACCGAGGTGGAAGCCCTCTATGTGATGGTGGAAAAGCTCAAGGCTGCCGGGGTCACCATCGTTTACATTTCCCACCGCATGGATGAGATTTTCCGACTTTCGGATCGCATCACCGTGCTGCGTGACGGCGAGAAGGTGAAGACGATGAATACCTCGGACACCAATCTCGATGACCTGGTCACTCTGATGGTCGGCCGTGAGCTGACCGCCACCTATCCAAGCCGCAACAAGTGCATCTCTGACGAGGTGCTGCTGAAGGTGGAAAACCTATCCGGCAATGGCGTGGAAAACATCAACCTCGAGATCCGCAAAGGCGAGGTGCTCGGATTGGCCGGCCTGATTGGCGCTGGGCGCACCGAGCTCGCCGAGCTGCTCTTCGGCGTCAAACACAAGACCGGCGGCCGTGTCATCCTGGAAGGCCAGGAGGTGAATCCATCGATCCCCAAGGACGCCATCAAAGACGGCATCGCTCTGGTGCCTGAGGATCGGAAAAAATTGGGTGCTTTGTTAGATGTCGATATCCGCGGCAACATCAGCATCTCCATCCTCGATCGTATTTCCAAATTCTTCACCATCGATCAGAAGGAGGAGCGCCGCATTGCCGATCACTACCGCGATGCCATCCGGATCAAAACGCCCAACCTCGAGCAGAAGATCAAGAACCTCAGTGGCGGAAACCAGCAGAAGGTGATCATCGCCAAGTGGCTCGCCACGGAACCATCACTGGTCATTTTTGATGAACCCACTCGCGGCATCGACGTCGGTGCCAAATCTGAAATTTATGCCCTGGTCAATAGTCTGGTTGAGTCAGGGAAGGCCGTTCTCATGATTTCCTCCGAGATGGAGGAGGTTATGGGCATGTCCGATCGCATTCTCGTCCTGCACGAAGGGAAAATCACCGGAGAGCTGGATCGATCCGAATTTAACCAAGAAAAAATCATGAGCTACGCCTCACGCAACTAA
- a CDS encoding sugar ABC transporter substrate-binding protein — MKKKLIGLLAIAAMLVSVGCNRNQDGDQIKIGMTVQDLSNPTWSGYCQAIQKEAEANGAKMNYVACESNVSKQIMQIENFVSRGMDVIIVHPADPEGIEAACKEARAAGVKVIAWDDDLKNADVRWLIDNYDLGYQVGKEAADFIKEKHGGKTEVAILNYPQLPVLLARGKGIRDAITKLAPDATIVAETSAINPKEGISKMETIFQSHPNVKVVTAIGGGGSVGANEAAKAAGKITDDFGIFAVDATKPELSAIKNNEGVRMSVIVTGTDQDVATTVFGFVQKLAAGEELPAKIFRKLIPVTKDNVDQYSK; from the coding sequence ATGAAAAAGAAACTAATCGGACTGTTGGCCATCGCCGCTATGCTTGTGAGCGTTGGCTGTAACCGGAACCAAGATGGCGATCAAATCAAGATCGGCATGACTGTTCAGGATTTGAGTAACCCCACCTGGTCAGGATACTGCCAAGCGATCCAAAAAGAAGCGGAAGCCAATGGCGCCAAGATGAACTACGTGGCATGCGAGAGTAATGTCTCCAAACAGATCATGCAGATCGAGAACTTTGTCTCTCGTGGCATGGATGTGATCATTGTTCACCCAGCCGATCCGGAAGGCATTGAGGCCGCCTGTAAAGAAGCCCGCGCCGCCGGCGTCAAGGTCATCGCCTGGGATGACGATCTGAAAAATGCCGACGTCCGCTGGCTGATCGATAACTACGACCTCGGTTACCAGGTCGGCAAGGAAGCCGCTGATTTCATCAAGGAAAAACACGGTGGCAAAACCGAAGTGGCGATCCTCAACTACCCACAGCTTCCCGTTCTGTTAGCTCGTGGTAAAGGCATCCGCGATGCCATCACCAAGCTGGCTCCCGATGCTACCATCGTCGCTGAAACCAGCGCCATCAACCCGAAGGAGGGGATTTCCAAAATGGAGACCATTTTCCAATCGCACCCCAACGTCAAGGTCGTGACCGCCATCGGCGGAGGCGGATCCGTGGGGGCTAACGAGGCTGCCAAGGCTGCTGGCAAGATCACTGATGACTTCGGCATCTTCGCTGTGGACGCAACTAAACCTGAACTCTCCGCCATCAAAAACAACGAAGGCGTTCGGATGAGCGTGATCGTTACTGGCACCGATCAGGATGTGGCCACGACTGTTTTCGGATTTGTCCAGAAGCTTGCCGCCGGCGAAGAATTGCCTGCTAAGATCTTCCGCAAACTGATTCCTGTCACCAAAGACAACGTCGATCAATACTCCAAATAA
- a CDS encoding carbohydrate kinase family protein, protein MNNTNTYKWSQMKVAGLGELLWDVFPHGKRLGGAPANFACHCRQLGLNAVPVSSVGFDELGMEATSQLNELGLDTSYVQVTKDYPTGRVLVDLDETGKPHYQILEDVAWDHLRYTDALDSLARSTDAVCFGVLAQRCEKTRETIHDFLLQMRHSTLKILDVNLRAPYFSRELVQNSLGLANIVKLSDEELPVLADYFSFSGDVYTQLETLRRGFALQLVVYTRGADGSVLMAEDEVVETKGVKVQPVDTVGAGDSFTAAICTGLLQKRSLHETNIFANRVAAYVCSRYGATPKLPQELIHEEVHA, encoded by the coding sequence ATGAATAATACAAATACTTACAAATGGTCCCAAATGAAAGTTGCTGGCTTAGGCGAGCTGCTTTGGGATGTTTTTCCACATGGCAAGCGCCTCGGAGGGGCTCCTGCTAATTTTGCATGCCACTGCCGCCAGCTGGGTCTGAATGCTGTGCCCGTTAGCAGCGTAGGCTTTGACGAATTGGGTATGGAGGCCACTTCTCAGCTCAATGAACTGGGGCTCGATACCAGCTACGTGCAGGTCACCAAAGATTACCCAACAGGACGCGTTCTGGTGGATCTCGATGAAACAGGAAAACCACACTACCAGATTCTTGAGGACGTCGCTTGGGACCATCTCCGCTACACCGATGCATTGGATTCCTTGGCTCGGTCGACCGATGCCGTTTGCTTTGGCGTGCTAGCTCAGCGTTGTGAGAAAACGCGGGAAACCATCCATGACTTTCTGCTGCAAATGCGTCACTCCACCTTGAAAATCCTCGATGTGAATCTGCGTGCTCCGTATTTCTCGCGGGAGCTGGTGCAGAACTCACTCGGCCTGGCAAACATTGTGAAGCTAAGCGACGAGGAACTGCCGGTGCTGGCTGATTATTTTTCCTTCAGTGGCGATGTCTACACGCAGCTGGAAACCCTTCGGAGAGGTTTTGCCCTGCAGCTGGTTGTTTACACCCGCGGCGCGGACGGCAGCGTGCTGATGGCAGAGGATGAAGTGGTCGAGACCAAGGGTGTCAAGGTGCAACCGGTTGATACTGTGGGTGCTGGCGATTCATTCACTGCGGCAATCTGCACTGGGCTGCTGCAGAAACGTTCATTGCATGAAACCAACATTTTTGCTAACAGGGTAGCTGCATATGTGTGCTCTCGCTATGGCGCGACTCCTAAGTTGCCACAAGAACTCATCCACGAAGAAGTGCACGCATAA